The segment TATTTCCTATATTAAAAAAAGAGAATCAATATCATATTCCATTACTCATAATGAGTAGAGGATTTTTTTTTTGAATTTAATCATACAAAAAAATAATGTAGTCTAAGAGTGGTTAAGATCTGTAAGAAAAGAGAAGAACGCTGAATGTATAAGTTCTTTTATGGAATGAAAAATCAAATACCTAAGATATCAGTGGAGATAGCTAAGGAATACAACATTGTGTATAGTGCAGTTTTTATATACATGTTTTTATGACAAAATGTTGAAATTCGAGAAAGTATGTAGCTCATCCTTGTTTGAGGAAGGGGAGAAATGGGAGAGAGAATAATAGGTGAGTACCTTATTTGGTGTATGTTATTTGGAGAAATGCTTGTATTCATGTAGGGTTAGATAAATCTATTTTTGACCACCAAAGTGATATTATCATTGAATTTTGTGTGAAATAATTAAAGCTTTCTACCCTTTCCATGAATATAAATATAATGTACAAACTTTCATGAAAATATGAGCTTTATTAAGGACTTCGGTGAATAATGAAAGAAAGTGGTTGTAACTGTTAATGATTAAAATAATAGTTTTTTAAAAATTCAGTTTTATATAGAAGGAGGTGTGAAATTTTGACAAAACAGCTTTCAGAAAAATGTTGTAATCCAACTATTACTTTAATAGTTCCGTGTGAAATAAAGTGTCAGGCTGTTATTTCTGGAAAGGTCACATCTAATGGAGTGTGTCCAGTAGAAGGAGCGAAAGTATGTTTATCGAGTTCGTTACCTGGTATCGTCAATTTTGACCCGAACCCAACAATTACTGATGATAATGGTGAATATATATCTATGGTGACTGTAACCCCTCCTCTTTTAGGTACAGTTGTTACAATCATAGCTTCAGCAGAGGTGAACAATGTTCCAATATCTATTACAGAATTTACAGTTGTAAGCTGTCAACAGACATTTGAAACAGTATATGTAACGAATGAATTCTCAAATAATATAACAATAATTGACGGACAAGAAAACATGCCGATCACAACTTTACCAGTTCAAAACACGCCATTCAGGGTAGCGATTACACAAGATAGAAGTTTTGCTTATGTAGCAAATTTGAATAGTGGATCTGTTTCTGTAATACGTATATCAGACAATACCCTTGTTGGGGATCCTATTAGTACAGGAGGAGGTTCCCAAAACTTAGTTATAACACCTGATAGTGCGTTTGTTTATGTATATAATATTGACGCATCGACAGTATCTGTTATAGAAGTAAGTGAGAATAGGGTTGTACAGTGTATTAGTGTAGGTAAAGGATCGAGAGCAAACACATATAACAATATTGCTATTACACCTGATGGTCAGTTTGTTTATATCGCTAATACACAGGATAGTACCATTTCTGTCATTCAAACTTCTAATAATGTTGTTATTAAAACAATTTCTGTGCCAAACTCTCCTTTATCTATTACAAGTACACCCAATAGCCAATTTGTCTACGTTGTTAGTCCATTTGGGACGATAACTGTTATCGAAACTTCCAATCAAACAATACTTGATACTATAAATACTCCTGTTCCTAACCCTCAGAATTTAGTAATTACTCCTAGTGGTGAATTCCTTTATGTCATTGGTGGTTCACAATTTGTAGAAGCTTTTCGAATAGCGGATAACATGCGTATTGCATCTATAGAATTGTCAAGAGCTAACTTTAGTCTTGATATTGTGATATCTCCATCATCTGATTTTGTTTACGTTATCGCTAATCAAGTTTTTTCTCCATTCGGCAGTATAAATGTTATTGATATTACTAGTAATACTGTAATAAAACAAGTACAACTTGGAAATGCACCACAACAATTGGCTATTAATACTGATGGAAGTCGAGTATATGTGTCCAATGCAAACCCCGATAGTGTTGAGGTGTTCCAAACCTCAAATAATGAGTTGATAGCGAAAATACCTGGTGGAGGAAATGGAGCCCAAGGAATTGCTGTAACGTCTTAATCGCTTTATAACAAATAATAGCTATTCAACAATATGGCGATTTTCTGAAAATAATACTGAAAAGCGTCTTTCTCTATGTATAGAAACATAATAGAAACTGTGGTTATTAAGGGCTAAATATAGTCCTTTTCTTTTTGTTACTATTTCTTATGTCACCTTTCGGAAAGATAATAGCTTGATTTGTTTTTAGTGTGGTATTAGAAGTTTACGTTACTGGAGTATCGTTAGAGGATGCAAAAGCGATAGTTTAAGAAACCCAACAGGTAGAATTAAAAGCGTTAAATTCCCTTATATTACTTTAGAAATTTCTTCCTCGTATATAACAATTTGATTAGTAGAGGTTAAAAGCGATGAAATCATTAAAACTATCTCTAACCATTATCGCGATAGAATTAGCTATATTAGCTTGCTCCACAGCAAAAATTGAGGAGAAACAAAATAATCAATCTTAGGAAATGGAAGTGGAAAATGTGGAAACTGTATCGAAAGTAGAAGGACATGAAGTCTTCGAATCAAAAGTTGTATTAGAACCAGAGGCTCAGGAGTTTATTGAAGCTACAAAGAATCCACCTTACTTGTTTGATCTTGGTCCAGTTGAGGGTAGAAAAGCAGTAGATGAGGTTCAGTCAGGTGCTATTGAAAAGCCAAAAGTTGATATTGAAGATATTACAATTTCAGGTGGTCCCTCCGGGCAGGTATCAGTACGAATTGTAAAACCACAAAATGCTCCAGACAGTTTACCTGTTGTTTTATATACTCATGGAGCAGGTTGGGTATTCGGAAACGAGCATACACACGATCGTTTGATTCGTGAAATAGCTGTGGGCTCACAATCTGCTGTTATCTTTACTAATTATAGTCTGTCACCTGAAGCAAAATATCCAACAGCGATTGAGGAGGTTTATGCGGTATTAGAATGGATTCCTGAAAGTGGGAAGGAATACGGTATGAATACTGATAAAATCACAGTTGCTGGAGATAGCGTAGGTGGAAATATGTCAGCAGCTATTACTTTAATGGCTAAGGAAAGTGGAGGTCCAAAAATTCAAAAACAACTTCTTTTCTATCCAGTAACTGATGCTTCTTTTGAGACGGAATCGTATAAACAATTTAAAGAAGGGTACTTCTTACGCCAAGATGCGATGAAATGGTTCTGGGATCAATATACAACGAATGAAGATGAGCGTAATGAGATTACAGCTTCACCTCTACGCGCTACAACAGAACAACTTAAGGGGCTACCAGATGCTTTAGTTATTACGGCTGAGGCAGATGTTTTACGTGATGAAGGAGAAGCGTACGCTAATAAACTTCGAGAAGCTGGAGTAAATGTCATTGCTGTACGTTTCCAAGGGACCATACATGATTTTATGATGCTAAATGCGCTAGCTGATTCAGATGCAGCTAAAGGAGCAATGACACTGGCGAACGCTTGGCTAGGTGAATAAAACACTGTCGATAAATGAAATCCGTAGCTTTATTCTATCACAGTGGTAAAAGGAGTTGGTAAACCGAAAAATTTTGTTACCAAAATACATAAGGGTGTATTAAGCCTTGTTGATATAGTCATGAAGTTTACTGTTGGTGCAACTAAATGATTCATTTCTGCAATAGAAATGCGTCATCGTTATTAAATTGTGCACTAGGATAAGATATGTGTTCTTTTTCGTTTGAGACATTATAATATGTGTTAATGCTGAAATTTAGTCAGAACGTAGCGGTTGCTTGTTAATAGTTGATGTATTTCTGATTTAATAAGCTCATTATGCCTTTCCACTTATAGTCTCCTTTTCCTTGAACAGATGAAGATGGTAATATGGATAGAACAGACTGGAAATATCAACGGAGGAGTAACTGAAAATACAGGATTGTTTCCTACAGAAGGCATTGAAATTCCAGTTCGAATAGATCAATTATTTTAATAATGAAATAAAATGATTAATGAATCGATTAGTTTTTTTCTACTGCCGAATCTAAGAATTGTTATTCCACAATATGGCGCAAGAATATAGTAAAGACCATCTGGCTGTTTTAAGGATAATACCTATTAAAAATAGGTCAACCAGAAATGTTACTGGCTGACCTTATAATACGATATGGCGCTGATCTGTAACTTAGATTAGTGCTTATTTAATTTATGGGCAGATTGTTGAAAAAGAAGTTGTATAAATTTTATAATTTTGAAATAATTGTTCACAAAAAGAGGTAGAGTAATATTTCCAAAAGATGTGTTCTATAATACTATTTGAAAATCACAGTGGGGCAGAAAATTTACAGATGAAAGAAGATCAATTGAACACAATGGATGCTCTAGCGTCAGTATATGAAGACGTCTTAGCGTTAGGGGGTGGGGGATGATGTTGATGTGGATTGATATTTATTACAAGCTAATTAAAGAGGGAAGAAGAACCATTGATCAAGTCCCTGAACATCTAAGAGCAGACGTACAAACTAAATTGGATGCTGATCATAATGCTGATTAAATTAGCCCTATTCATACTACGTATGAAGGGAGGTGAAGACATGGTTTATATTTATGTCGCTTTGATCGTTCATGGACGAAGAACCATTAATCAAGTCCCATCAATTTTACAATCTAAAGTCGAAGAAGAGTTAAACGCATTATCATTGAATACGGATGGAACACCGATTCAAGAATAACGCCAAATTAGGCGTATTTTTTATGTCTTTTTTAGGGGGTGAGAAATTGGAATTAAATTTCACCTTTCCGGTACTTTTTGTATGAAATGGTATAACAGCACATTTTCAAACAAGCAAGTCACGTGTCTATACCAAATGAAGCTACAGAAAATAGAATATATTAGCAGCCTACTATTGTGCACTCATAGAATTCCTCAACGGAAAACCTCACTATTTATGTAGTGGGGTTTTAATCTATGAAAAATGTGAGCTTGTATCAGAACATCAATCCAAGCAGTTTAGATTATCCTTTCATAATATATATTACATTATATATAGAAAGGAGGAATTCGAATGAGTGCTTATGGAAGACACTCTGGTAGTGGAGCTGCAATTGTATTAGTATTATTTATTCTTTTAGTTATTATTCTTGTTGCTGCAAGTGGAAAATATTGTCCTGCTCAACAAAGGAGAATAGAACCCGACTGTCCCTGGTGACATAGCAAGGAAATATGAGACTTATACATTTAATATAGCTGCCTATGATATTTATGATGATGAATCTACAGGCATATCAAAGTGAGCTTGGAATTAGAAAAGTTAAATAAAGAAATAATGAGGGAATCTGATGAAATACTATACACAATGGGACTGTACGATTTGTTAAAAAAGTTCGGTAACCCCCAAGTCAGTGGAAGTTATTCTTTAAAAATAATGACCTGGAGAGATTTAGATATTTATCTCGAATCAGATACAATAAACGTCGATATGTTTTTTGAATTAGGCAAAGAAATTACACTAAAGTTAGAGCCATCTAAAATGAGCTTTAGAAATGAATTGATTGGACAAACGCCTCATTTACCAAGTGGTTTATATTGGGCTGTACATATAAACCTATTTGGACAGCAATGGAAAATTGATATTTGGACAATCTATTCGGAAGAAGTAAAAGAAAAGCAAAATGTCGTAAAAGAAATAAATTCAACTTGATGATTCTAATAGAAAAACTATATTAGAGTTAAAAAATCTTTTACATGACCACCCTAAGTATCGAAAAGTAATTTTAGCGTTTACATATACAATGCTGTAATAAAAAGTAATATAACATCTATCCAAAGCTTCGAAAATGGTTACATAAAAAGGATGGTATAAAATTATAAGTAATAGGGTTCATACACTAGATCGATTTTAACTCTTTGAATAGCACTTTGTAGTAAACACAATGATAGTTGTGTAGTGTTCTACTAAAAAAGACCCCCTTCCTTCTACAAGTAGGGAGTGGACAGTATTGTGGACGGGATCAAGTCCCACTGGCGCATACGTCCTATCCCGACTACCTAAAGAATAGCCTATAAAAAGAAGGCCAACCAGATAAAATATCAATCTGGATGACCTTATAATACGATATGGCGCATTTCTCTAAGAGATGTGTCTTTATTTATGATTTGGGCCATATTGTGGAATAACAAGTAATTTTGATTAATTATTTATTAGGTTAAATTGCTGGTGAATTTAACAGACTTAATTAGCGTGCTTCCATTATAGTAAAAAATGATAAAATCCCATCTCTAAGACCATGTAGATAAACTCGTTACTAATTTTTACTTATAAGACTTATTTTGTATTGTGGTTACAAAAAAATAAATTAGTGTTTAATAACTAGCGCATTTAAAGCACGAGTTTGAGCACAAATGGTATCTATATCGACACATGGTCCAGCATCTTGAATAAATATTCGATAGATATGCAAACCAGTATCAGGATAATCAACCCAAGTTAGGTTAGGGGTTATAGTATCAGTCAAATTAACGTCTTGATTGCTGAATTCTCTTTGTAATCCAATTGTAGATAAATTTATTGGTGTTCCATTATTGCTAATTCTTTGGAGGATATAATCTATGTTAATATTTACGGGCAAACCCGAACCATCAGTAGTAATTTCTAAAGTAACAACGGAATTTAAATGTATAATATCACCTTTTTTTACCAATATAGGAGGCAAAGTTAAAACAGCCTGAGGCATAAACACAGAGTTGGAAAATAAAGTTAATTTTTCTAATGATTGATCCTTAAATGACTCTAAAGGTTTCTTATTTTTGCATTTGCAATTACTCATAGTTTCACAGTCCTTTTACAGTAATAGTTGTTATTAATAAATGCAAAAAGTTAGAAGATGCAACTGATATATGACCAAGTAAAATATATTATTTTTATTAAACTCAAGAGTAATTGTGTTAACTAGAAGTAATAGCAACAAAGAAAGGGTCTAACTCGACTGAAACAGTAGCAATAACAGAATGAGTTTTGACATCAATGACAGAGACCGTGTTGTTACCATTTACAATGTAAGCAAGTTTTCCATCAGGAGTAAATGCAAGCGAATTAGGAAATAAACCAACTTGAACAGTAGCAATAACAGAATGAGTTTTAACATCAATGACAGAGATATTGTTATCATCTTCATTACCAACATAAGCAAGTTTTCCATCTGGAGTAAATGCAAGAAATTCTGAATCTTCACCAACTTGAATAGTGGCAATAACTGAATGAGTTTTAGTATCAATAACAGTGAGGGGATCTTCTTCACTTATAACATAGGCAATCTTACCATCAGGAGAAAATGCAACAAAATCTGGCTCATCTCCAACTGGAACAGTAGCAATAACAGAATGAGTTTTAACATCAATGACAGAGATATTGTTATCACCTTCATTACCAACATAAGCAAGTTTACCATCAGGAGCAAATGCAAGAAATTCTGAATCTTCACCAACTTGAATAGTGGCGATAACGGAATGAGTTTTAGTATCAATAACGGAAACAGTCTCATCTTCATCAGTATTCACATAAGCAAGTTTTCCATCTGGAGTTAATGCGAAAAAAAATGCTTGATCAACTCCAACTTGAACAGTAGCAATAACAGAATGAGTTTTGACATCAATAATGGAAAGGGTAGCATCATCATTATTATTAACGTAAGCAAGCTTTCCATCAGGACTAAATTTAGCCGACTGAGGAAATGAACCAACTTGAATCGTAGCAATAACAGAATGAGTTTTGGTATCAATGACAGAGACAATTCCACTAGTTCTTACAATGTAAGCAAGTTTTCCATCTGGAGAAAACTCAAGCGAAATAGGAAATGAACCAACTTGAGTTGTAGCAATAACTGACTGAGTTTTGGTATCAATGACAGAAACAGTGCCACTTGAAAAATTAGTAACATACGCAATGGGCATATACTAAACTCCTTTTTTGAAAGATTAAGTAATAATTATTTTATGATGAATGGTGAATCATGAGAAGAAAATAAACACTTTTGCCAGAAAATTTAATGAAACATAATAAGCATTTTGTTGATTAAAAAAATCCTCTCTTCCTTATAGCGTTGGACGCGGAGTGAGAGAGGATAGCATGACAAATTACCCTACGAGAAATGTATCAAGGCATATAAAAGGAGGTATACCTAGGGTAGTTAGAGGGGTAGTGCAATGAGTCTTAATACACAATATTTTATTCGAAATTTAAGTATAAGTTATGTGCGGTTGTACTAATCAAATGAAATAGTTTTATAGAACTTATTAGCAAATGTGACGGTTAGCAAAAAAATACTCTCCCTGTGTGTTCGTCAAAGGAGGCAACAGGAAGAGAGAATGATAGTTATGGGTTTACTTTAATGTTATGTAAAATTATTCAACCTTGCTTGTATTAATGTTCTAGGTCAAATAAATCAATTTATAAAATTTATAGAAGTATAACTCCCACTAACTGAAGCGGAAGGAATAATTGTTAGGGAGAGCTATAGAGCAGTATATGCAATGGTTTATAAGACGCTTGTACTAATGTGCTAGGTCGGATTAATCATTTTATTACACTCAATGATAGTTATGTTTCCCACCAGAAAATTCTTTTTCTAATAAATGAAAAGGGCGGGGATCACAAAGAAAACAAACAAGGTGATAGATATTAAGGAAATCCCAAATGCTGGACTGACATTTTTCTTCATTATGCCTAGTTTCTTTAGAATAAGATAAACAACTCCAACGGCTAATATTAAATATATTTCTTCATACTTTGGTGAGAAATAATGAACAACATTGCCAAAAAGTAAAACTATTAGAAGAAACAAAGGAAATTCAAGTTTCATATTTATCACCTCTAGTTTAGTTATAAGGTAATTTTACCAAAATGTTTAGTAAACACAAGGTAAGTTGTGATTACCAATATTAATTTTATTTAGTAAAATTTAACTAAGTAAAAATAATATTGGAGGAATTAGATGACTTTTCAGTTTGCTTTATTTTATTTCATACCACCAATTCTATTCTTTATCCTTTGTGTTGATTTAGTCAAAGCAATAAAAAATGGCAGAGAAACATTCCGACATACAATAATAGGTTCAATTTTGGTAGGATTAATTTTCTTTTCTATATTGATGTTACATTAAATTTCTATTTTTTAGTAAACACAAGATAGATTGTGTTTGATAGGGGGATGTTCAGAATATAAAAGAATGGGAGATTAAATGTACAATATGTTAAATTTACCTAATGTTACTCAACAATATGGTGCAAGAATATAGTAAAGGCTATCTTGACTACTTTAAGGATAATACCTATTTAAATGAGATCAGTCAGAAAAATTACTGGCTGACCTCATAATACGAATGGGGCTTTTCAGAAATGATAACTAAAAGCGTCTTTCTGTATGTTTTGAGTAATATTTTTTAAACAAGAAATTTTATAACCACAATGGACATTTTGTTGAACAACGGGTAGAGAATGAGGAATTCATACGAAGAGCAAGTAAAAAGATAAAACTAATATAGGAGTACCTACCCAACGTGTCGAATGGGAAAGTGTTCAAATCACTTGATGAATGAAAGAATTTTAGAGGGGGAAGTTTAGTGGATATACAAATTAGACGAGCAAAAGAATCAGATATTAATGAATTATTAAAGTTAGTAGAAAAGTTTGCGACATCATTTATGCCTAAAAAAGAATTATTTGTTGAGAACATCACCTATTACTTCTAGACGAATCTGTTTTCTTAAGGGTTGCTGAATATGAAGACAAATTAATAGGTTACTGTTTAGGATTTGATCACTTTACTTTTTACGCCAACGGTCGAGTATCATGGGTAGAAGAAATTATGGTAGAAGAATATCGAAATGAAGGTATTGGAACAAAATTAATGAGTTGTTTTGAAGATTGGTCAAAATCCAGGAAGTCACAATTAGTAGCATTAGCTACTAGAAGAGCAGCTAATTTTTATAAGACATTGGATTATAATGAATCACCCACTTATTTTAGAAAACTCTTGTAAACACACATTTTAAATTATAATAAACACAAGTGAAATATGTTTCAGTTCTTTTATAAACCAAACTAGATTGATTTTTTCGAGATATCGTTTAGTAAATTAGATACTTACTAGTGTAGGGTTAATTCGCAGTAGTATCTAAATTTTATCATTTCACTTATAGATGCAACAAAAACCACAGATTGTTCACTTTGAACCAATCTGTGGTTTTACTTATTTATATTAATTTAATTAATTTTTAAAAGAACTCTATCTACATGATATAAAAAAATGAAATATAAGTCTATATCTTTTTTTTTATTTTGAGAAAATAAGGTTGTGCACAAATAAACATAACGTTATGAAATAAAAATGATAAAACCTATTTTGTTTTAATTTTGATCCTTGAATTTGCGAGGAGATTTAATAAGGCTGCTATTTGAATCAAAAAAACTAAATACAACTTAATCGTGTTCAAAGATAGCGAGGGAAATAAAGTGGAATGGGAAAGATGGATGCCAATGTTTGACGTTTCTCCAAATATATACAATGAATCACTAAGTGATAGTGAAGAGGGGTTTTCTTTAAGATTCAGTGATGAAAATGGAAGAAATAGTTTTTTAGTAAAATTTGAAGTAGGTGTATTATCTTATACTAATACAGATAAAGGCACTTTAATTCTTATGTTAGATTATCTACATCAAAAATATGAGGAGCCGTTTTATTGTGAATGGTCTCTATTTAAAGTGAAAAAATCGAATTATTTAAGCAAATTTCTTGAAGAGAGTTCGGGTATATATGAATCAAGTTCAGTAACACATTATGTATTCTTAACATCAAATGATGTAATTGAAGTATTATCAACATACCCTCCAAGCTTTACAAAAGTACTTTAATGAAAATTTATATATGAATTATAAAGTTTGAGGAGGTGTTTTTTCATGATGAATACTGATTTACTAAATAGCTTGTTTCACTGGTATTTCTATGACAACATGAGATCTTTGAGAAAGAAACGAAAAAAGATTAATAGAAAATATCAAAATATCAAAATATCCTGAGAAAAGCGAGGGTAAATTAGAGGATTACAGGTTGCTCTATACCTTTTAATCTCAACTATATTGTTGGTTATTGTTATTCTGATTATGTATACATAATAGAAATTAAGGTGATTTAAGGAGGGGTAAGGTCTTTTATGCTAATGTTGACCTGAACAATGATGTCTAAGAAAAAAGTCTGGTTTTACGCGGCTATTGTATTTAGTTCAATAGAATTTGTAGCATTATCTTACGTTAATGAGCATTTTTATAAAAATATTATTTATGCGCTAGTGTTTTATATGGTTATTTTTATACAACCCTACATAGTGAATAAATCCTTTGATAGAGAAAGTAAGATTCTACTATTTAGTTTATTAAATAAGAAGTATAAAAAGATTATTCTTATATTATTATTGTTTTATATTGGGCCATTAATACTTTTTTATTCTATTCTTCCTAACCTAACCTATAAAGCTGCATACAATAAGGTGGAAACTCTAATACAAACAGAATATGAAAACAGTGTAATTTATTATCCGGATGAAGATGATGTCAAGTATGCCATAGGGACTATACACGATTATTACTTTGTAG is part of the Bacillus sp. SM2101 genome and harbors:
- a CDS encoding beta-propeller fold lactonase family protein, which encodes MTKQLSEKCCNPTITLIVPCEIKCQAVISGKVTSNGVCPVEGAKVCLSSSLPGIVNFDPNPTITDDNGEYISMVTVTPPLLGTVVTIIASAEVNNVPISITEFTVVSCQQTFETVYVTNEFSNNITIIDGQENMPITTLPVQNTPFRVAITQDRSFAYVANLNSGSVSVIRISDNTLVGDPISTGGGSQNLVITPDSAFVYVYNIDASTVSVIEVSENRVVQCISVGKGSRANTYNNIAITPDGQFVYIANTQDSTISVIQTSNNVVIKTISVPNSPLSITSTPNSQFVYVVSPFGTITVIETSNQTILDTINTPVPNPQNLVITPSGEFLYVIGGSQFVEAFRIADNMRIASIELSRANFSLDIVISPSSDFVYVIANQVFSPFGSINVIDITSNTVIKQVQLGNAPQQLAINTDGSRVYVSNANPDSVEVFQTSNNELIAKIPGGGNGAQGIAVTS
- a CDS encoding alpha/beta hydrolase, which translates into the protein MEVENVETVSKVEGHEVFESKVVLEPEAQEFIEATKNPPYLFDLGPVEGRKAVDEVQSGAIEKPKVDIEDITISGGPSGQVSVRIVKPQNAPDSLPVVLYTHGAGWVFGNEHTHDRLIREIAVGSQSAVIFTNYSLSPEAKYPTAIEEVYAVLEWIPESGKEYGMNTDKITVAGDSVGGNMSAAITLMAKESGGPKIQKQLLFYPVTDASFETESYKQFKEGYFLRQDAMKWFWDQYTTNEDERNEITASPLRATTEQLKGLPDALVITAEADVLRDEGEAYANKLREAGVNVIAVRFQGTIHDFMMLNALADSDAAKGAMTLANAWLGE
- a CDS encoding CD1375 family protein encodes the protein MLMWIDIYYKLIKEGRRTIDQVPEHLRADVQTKLDADHNAD
- a CDS encoding CD1375 family protein, giving the protein MVYIYVALIVHGRRTINQVPSILQSKVEEELNALSLNTDGTPIQE
- a CDS encoding sporulation protein YjcZ, which produces MSAYGRHSGSGAAIVLVLFILLVIILVAASGKYCPAQQRRIEPDCPW
- a CDS encoding cytochrome D1 domain-containing protein; translated protein: MPIAYVTNFSSGTVSVIDTKTQSVIATTQVGSFPISLEFSPDGKLAYIVRTSGIVSVIDTKTHSVIATIQVGSFPQSAKFSPDGKLAYVNNNDDATLSIIDVKTHSVIATVQVGVDQAFFFALTPDGKLAYVNTDEDETVSVIDTKTHSVIATIQVGEDSEFLAFAPDGKLAYVGNEGDNNISVIDVKTHSVIATVPVGDEPDFVAFSPDGKIAYVISEEDPLTVIDTKTHSVIATIQVGEDSEFLAFTPDGKLAYVGNEDDNNISVIDVKTHSVIATVQVGLFPNSLAFTPDGKLAYIVNGNNTVSVIDVKTHSVIATVSVELDPFFVAITSS